In Drosophila miranda strain MSH22 chromosome XR, D.miranda_PacBio2.1, whole genome shotgun sequence, the genomic window TTTGCAAACAAAAAGAATTGAACAAAGAacctttattatttatatataagagCAACTATATTTGAATCAACCACTGCGAgaatgtacgagtatgtttGGTCATTGAAAAAGTAGGAACTTGCTTTCGACAATCAATAATTTGTGGGTTCTGATAACGGCGATAATTAATAGACCTATAAAATGCCTTCAATATTCATATTAGAAGTGTTTCTCGTTCTGTCTCTGCTACGGGAAAAGGCACAAGTAATACATGCCATCGAGCTATCAAATTCCGAAGGGTTGCCCGACACCATAACAAACCCAAATCTGCAGCAGATTAGGAGCGAGGAAAGTGGAGAGTCCactgcggatgcggatctaaAGTCTGCTTTGCTCAAATACGATTCTGATGACGGCAATAGTTGTCTCTTGGATATCATCAAGGAAGATGTGCTCTGGTGGACATTCCCAAATGGAACCCTGAAGCGATTGAATGGAAAATACTGTGAGTCAAGAATATATCTGCCTTATGGGTCGGAACCCCAATCCCTAATTACTCTTGGTTACTTTTTATGCACAGCACCATATTTATATTTGGACCTATCGCATGGCAACATGAAGGAAGACACTGACTTGTTCCAACAAACCAAACTATCAACAATTCCGTTTAACACAAGGAAAGTTGAAGTTTTTTCGGCTGCCTTCAACACTCTCAACGCAGTCCCCTACCAGGCCCTGTACTCTTTAAAGGACTCGTTGAAGCTTTTATCATTGCGGGGAAACAAATTCGCTGACCTACTGCCGGATGCTGAGGGTAAGTAATCCCAGAAATTGGTTGAATTTTAACTATAGAAAAACAAGAGACAAATACACCCCTTCCTATGATCAGCTATCATTCAAAATTTCAGCCTTTGAGCGGTTTTTGAATGAAACTCGTTTGGACTCCAGTTACACTACACAACACAAATGCGAGCAGTTTCTTGCATCAAATGCCACTGATCTATACGATCGAGAGTGCTTTCTATACATACACAACAACACGAACACGAGCAACGCCAATATGGCCCCACAGAATGATAAAACCTATGGGGATTACATTCAGTTCCTGAAAGAGAAGGTTGACCTTCTTGATAAGTCGCGTAAGACCACAATTACAACAGATTCGCCCCCATTAATTCCCACAGGCAATGCACCAAAAATCCAAATACACTATTCAGCTGTAATATACGGACATATATTTTAAGCACATTAATTTTCTTTCGCTTAGAGCAATCCATTGCATGGGCCACCTTTCCGAATCTAACGCGACTTGTGGAACTAGACATCAGCAACTGCAGCATTGAGTATGTGGAGAAGGAAGTCTTTAAGAACCTCACCAACTTGAAGAGGCTCTTCATGTCGGACAATAAAATAATGACTATTCAACAGGATACGTTCTATTATATTCAGAGAGTGCAATATTTGGATATTTCCTTCACCAACGTACTGACGTATAGCTACCAAATATCTATGCCCACACTTGAAATGGCCATGAGCCTTATATACGGCCTAAAGATACAGCAGAACGCTTTTAAACTGTTACCGGAATTGGTGTATCTGGATGTTTCCCACTCGAAAATGACCCGCAATAGTGCCGTGGCGTTTGCTCATTTGGGGCCAAAGCTTAAGTTTCTCAGCTTGTGCTACACGGCCATTCCCATGGTGAGCAGCGCTATTTTCAAAAACACCGCCCTGGAAGGGCTTGATTTGTCGGGGAACCCCTTCGTGTCGAACAACATCTTAGATGACGCATTCGATGGGATTGCCAGAACGTTGAAGTACCTTTATTTTGAACACTCCAACCTCAAGGATATGGAGTGGGCCAGGCCCTTAAAGAACGTTCAAATCTTGGGTCTGGCGGGTAACAACATAAATGCTTTGTCTTCGACCATGTTTGAGTCGCTGAAGAGCTTGGAAATCCTCGATTTAAGCTCAAACCACGTTGGGAATTGGTATAAGAGCGCTTTTGACAATAATTTCGAGCTGCGTGTGCTGAATCTTCGCAGTAATAACATCAATGTCCTCACAAATGAGATGCTCAAGGACTTTGAACACCTGGAGTACCTCAGTCTCGGCGACAACAACTTCATTTGCAACTGCCACCTGAGGGAAGTGGTCGAGGTGGCTGCGAGTAACAACAAGGAAGCCGACTGCTCGTACAACCTGCTCAACATAAACACCGCAAATTCGATGAACATCCAAAAACTGCTGGGTACCGGAGAAACTCTAAATATTGATCGCAAGCTCTGGCAGAGCCGATTCTTGCCACAGTTGACGAAGAGCTACAACAACATTAAGGACTATAAGCGCGTGAACAAGATTTTTAAACTGCGATTCATAGCTGAAGGGTATAATGCCTCAAGGTGTCCCGCCTCGACCCCCTACCAGATGTCTGAGTTAAGCAGCGAACTAGTGACCTTAAAATTTCAGCTGCTTGACTATGATGCGACACAATATTGGTGCTTCAATGACACCGATCAATTGCAGGTGGAGGAGCTGAATTGTCAGGTTCGAGCCATGACTGAGATCACGACGAAATTGCACAACCTTACGACGACGGTTATCGCGGTGGTTGCCAGCATCCTTGGCCTGTCCATTTGTGGCTTCATCATCTATCTGAAGCGTTGGCATATACACTACTACTACTCGTCGCTAAAGTCCGCAGCCCTTCTCTCGAGCGCATCGAAAGAGTCCGTGGACAGCCTTACGCATTTGGCCCAACGTGATCCCAGCGCGGTCTACGACATCTTCATCAGCTACTGCCAAAACGATCGAACGTGGGTGTTGAACGAGCTGCTGCCCAATGTCGAGGAAGCAGGAGATATTTCCATATGTCTGCATGAAAGAGATTTTCAGGTTAGGTGTTTACTTCGTGTGGCTTGAGTTTCTTGAGGGTGTGTACTAATCGAAAGCATTTATTTTTGTAGATCGGAGTGACTATACTGGACAACATTATCTCATGCATGGATCGTTCGCACTCATTGATGCTGATTATATCCTCCAAGTTTCTACTCAGCCACTGGTGTCAATTCGAAATGTATCTGGCCCAGCATCGGTAAGCGAGTTCTCCATTCTCGCATGAAATTCCAGCTCTAGCAAGTTTTTCTTTTAGCATCTTTGAGGTCAGCAAAGAGCATTTGATTCTCGTATTCCTGGAGGATATACCGCGTAGCAAGCGCCCGAAAACCCTACAATATTTAATGGATGTGAAAACCTATATAAAATGGCCAGTCGGCAAAGGCGACGAAAAACCAAAGCTGGAGGAGCGTAAACTATTTTGGAAACGCTTGAGAAGATCGCTGGAAGTCATTGGCATCAgtaattcaaaagaaagagcTTAAGGAAACACTAACCATCACTTTCTTTAAAGAGTCCTAGTCAGTTTTTCAAGTACCTGATAAAATATAGATTAATACGTTAAACACACTCAAGTTGTGTGCTTGTCGTTTTTTCTTACACAGTTTCAAATGGGGAAAACAGggaaaaaatatttaaatacacTTTGTAAATCAGCGAGAACAactatttacggtatattatTAActtttcggtatattttgacgtcgaaattaaaatgaaggtatatttacggtatattttgaaatatttcgAGATATTTCTGAGGTTCGGACGGGTATATTTTGCCGATAAGCGGTCACACTGAACAGATGTTTTGCATTTGCGCGCAAAAAAAGCGCATTAAAAATTGTTACTAGATAAAATGGAATTTCATTTGAAGAAACGAGCACGAAATGATGTCAAAGTCGAGGTGGTCAGCTTGGAGAGCAAGTACCCTCACAATGTCATGATGTACTACTATCCACCGACAGACGACATTCACATTGAGGAATTCGAGGAGCTTGCCCTCGAACGACTGCGTCTGCTGCGCGTCCTGGACCGCGCAGGAACGAAAGGACTACGATTGCTTTCTGAGGATTGGAAGGAATATGTGAGTTCAGAGCTAACACGCGAAGGTCTGCGCAGCTATCTTAGATTGTGTTCCCCCGGCGGAGTCAGTGCCCAGGGCAGCAAGCACGAGTCGGAAATTCAGACGCGTCGGCGCGACTACTTGTCGCACTTTATACTCCGATTGGCCTACTGTCGATCCGAGGACTTGTCACGCTGGTTTGTTGCCCGCGAGATGGAACTCTTTAGATACAAGTTTGCAGCGCTGAGCAGTGCCGAGGTGAAGCAGTTCCTCGAGGCGAATGATTTCAGTTTCCAACCTCTGAACGAGTCAGAAAAGGATGAGGTCAAGGACGGTCTTTACGAGAGCACAGCGGGCCAAAGTGTTTCCAAGATAGAGCTTCTCGACTTCTACAAGGTGCCATTCACTCAGGTGTTGGACTTAGTGCGCGGTCGCAGGTGCTATCTGAAGGATGGCTTTGCCTATGTAAACACCCACGATCTGGTCTCAGTTGTCGGCACAAAGCAACAGGATATAATGGAACTGGGCCTGCTGGCCTCCAAGGGCCTGATCGAGGAGGTCGAGGGAGACGAGCGCATCTCGCGAATGCTCAAGGCTTTGCACAACTCGTACACCGGCAAGGATTACACAGTGTGCCGCGATGCAGCTGTTGCGATCGAGTCCCTCAACCAGCTGTCCAAAACGTCAATGCCGCTGTGTATGCGCATGTGCCACGAACACATTCGTGCCCAGCATCACGTTAAGCACGGTGGCCGGATGCAGTACGGTCTCTTCCTTAAGGGTATTGGTGTAACGCTTGAGGATTCCATACGCTTCTGGCGCGAGGAGTTCACCAAGAAGATGGATGCAGATAAGTTCACGCGCAGCTACGAGTACAACATCCACCACAATTACGGCAAAAAGGGATCCATGGTTAACTACAGTCCGTACTCGTGCGCCAAAATCATTAAGGAAATGGCGGCACCGGGCGACTGCCACGGCTGTCCCTACAAGTCTGAGGATCAGGCCTCGCTTAAAACAAAACTGGCCTCATACGGCCTGTCGACCAGCCACATCGAAGAGGTGATGTTCTTTGTGTCCCGCGGTCACTATCAAATCGCCTGTGGCAAGTACTTCATGCTCACCCACAACTCGAACGTGGAGCCGACCATCAATCATCCGAACACCTACTTCGAAGAGAGCCAGATACTGATGGGAAACCGGCAGAAGCGCACCACAGGAGCCATGCCACAGAAGGCTAAGCTCAGACCAGACATCAAGGGCCATGCGGACAGGTCTATGCTCAACggcgacgacgatgatgagcTGTGGAAAATCGCGGAGACACAGGAACGGGCTTATCAGAGCCAAAAGGACATCTCGGAGGCGTTTAATGATGATCTAGATCTTACGGAAATTACATATTAATCgcttaaaataataaaattacGTATTTATAGGCTACTAATCGTGTTTAGTGTCTCTTGTCCGGCAAAGGTGGCAAATCTTTGATCTGGGATTTGCAGTCTTACTACTACTCCGACCATACGGGGGCCATCCATTCACATCTACGTAATAGATGCCTCTCGCTTTTCTGTCAATTATGTATCCCATCGAGGAAGGTGTGCCCGCGCCCGCCCTGCAGTCGCGTCGTCGGAGCTCATCCCAAGAAGTGCATTTGGTGCCCATAAAGTTCGTCTCCTGTTGGGGATATGCACTCTCTGCAAAGTACTCTACGGCGCGTGTATGAGAGCAGCCGATGGTCAGGCAACCGGGCTGTATGGGATGTGCTCCACCCGGATAGAAATCTACATCGCCCAGGGGCCCACGCTTCGCCAGAATACCAATGTTGGTATGGATGACGTCCACCAGCTGCGCATCTCCCCGGGTCAGTCCCGGCAGAATGTTTTCCTGCCGAAAACAGGGTTTCGCGGGGTCCAGACCTGTTATACGGGGTACCAGTCGGCCAGTAAGCCGCTTAAATGTGCGCCCAGCAGTACCCATAATGTGTGCCCCCAACGAATGTCCTACGGAAGCTCACGTATCATCTATAGACCCTTGGATTGCTTAGACTGCCGATCACTTACCGATCAAGTGGATATTTCGCAGGGGAGTGAGCTCTATCAAGTGCGTTAGACCAACAGCAATGTGTTCGCCAATAAGGTCCGTGTTTAGGGCCGACCAAGAGTACAGTGTGTCCACGTAATCGGCAGCGTCAACAATCTGAAATTGTTCTTGCTATTTAAGTGGACTTTACTCTGCAGGACTCTTTACACACAACAAAGTTCACATCGCGGCGACACATGAAGGCCCTCGAAATCATGGCGATAGCGGAGGATTCGTTGACAGTGTTTGTCCAGCCGGTCGCCAAGATGACCACCTTGCGACCCTTGCCAAACTTGGAGTGATTCCAGAGCTTCGCTGCATCCAGCAGTGGAACACTGTAGTTGTGGCAGGGCGTCATGTACTGAAAGTGCATTTTATTTATATCTGGAGTGATCTTCGGAGGTACTCTGCCCATAAACAGCGTGGAAGAGCCTGTGGAAACACAACTATTGGCATGCGATGGTGTTCTGACAATAGGATATTCTCTTCTTACACAGCATATCTATCGCATTGGCTGCCAGCTCGAGAGGAGCAGCCGTGAGGATATTCGCTTTCACTGTCACAATGTCGGTCAGGACTCTGGGCACTGTCTCCCACCAATTTGGTGTAGATCTTCCATCAGTTGCTGTCATCTCGGCGTGTATGGCATGACAATGCATTGAGATTTGCCAGAGGAGAAAACACTGAATCCGCATTTCACGAATATGTGCAACTGTCTACACCGAAGCGGAGCGAACGGAAGCTGTTTCTGCTTTGCGCTTAAGGCGCAAGTGAATCGAAATACTTTAGCGAGCATTGTTCTGTCTTCGCATTGTTCCTAATCTTACTTTTTTTTTGACTTAGCTTAATGTTTGCATAATCTACTATATTTTGCAAATGGCAATGGCACCAATTGCTTATTAATATTCGTGTTTAATTGACCTCAATTTTGGTTTAGCGTAGGAAATTTATCTAAAAAAAGTGAATCATTTCATtctctgctttgtgcggtggaGCATGTATATTTTCATAAATGTAATCTTAGCTTGTAATCTTTAAAAAACGGCACGATATCCTTCCTATAAATCTTATAAAATTATTTACATATAATCCTACTTTTTTATGCTATGTGTCATATAATTTGGATATATCTTCGTACTGTACATTATCGACTATTCGTCCCTTGAGCGGTCCGTGGAGTATCTCAATGCTTACGGAAAACTTACGCTCGTCAAGCTTTTTCAGCAGAGCCTCTGAGCCGCGATAGGCGCCATTAACAACCAACACTGTTTTGCCCATGGCTGGTATCACAGTCTCCAAGTGCGCCtgtaagaaaaataaaaagagtTAAGCTTAGACTTGTGGCGTATAATTGGGGTACATTATAATCCATACCTGATCCACTTTGAGCTTTTCGCCCGTATCAAGGAATTTGATTTTCGCCTGATATTTATCGACTAGTTCCTGCACAACCGCTTTTTGCTTGAAAAACTTGTCGCCCATGGACTTTGAGATGAATTTCACCACAATGTTCTTGTGCAGCCAATAATCCTTGCGGTTGGCGCGTTCTTTTTTCGCTTCCTCCTGTTGGATGATCTCATCCAGCGCTGATTTGGAATGGGAACCGCCTTTTTCCACCAACATCGACCTGGGCTTCTTGAAGACTTTTTCGTCAATCTCAGAGTTTGGTCGCTTTGCCAATAGCGCCGATTTGCCCAAGATAGATTCGGGCTGGAACTTTTTCTCTAATCGGATGTCCAATTTAAGCGGCTCGGCCTCTTCCCGTACAAGCTCGGTATACTTTTCCTGCCCACTGTCgtcgccatcgtccttagacTTTGcctttttgatttgtttttcaATAAAATCAGTCATTCGCTCCTCGTCGTCcttttccatcttttcctTGCGTTCGGCTTTTGCCTGGCGCTCCATAGCCTCGGGGCTGCGATCAATGTATGAGACAAACCATCCTTTTTCCGTCTCGTCCGCTACAACCTGGCCAGTCCTTCCCAGCCACTTGACATAATCGGAGAGTGTTAACCAGCGGGTTGCATTCATGTGGATGTGTTCCTTGTGAGCAATGTACTCCTGGTATATCTTGTTGGCATTGGTACGCTTCGTGCCGAACCGCCGGCGCAACAGCTCCAGGTAACCATCGGAGAACTCTTTCGAGAAGTTGTGTAGAAACTTTCCAGGCGAGTCTGCAAACAGCAAGAGTTGCCGCTGATGCGACTCGCTCATGGTGTGGCATTTGAAGCCGTTCTCGTCGCGGCACTGCTTTTCGCACATTTGGCAATACCATCGCAACTTCTGCAAGCCCTTCGCCTTCATTTTATTGGCGAGGTACTTGGGCGT contains:
- the LOC108153037 gene encoding toll-like receptor 1 isoform X1, with amino-acid sequence MPSIFILEVFLVLSLLREKAQVIHAIELSNSEGLPDTITNPNLQQIRSEESGESTADADLKSALLKYDSDDGNSCLLDIIKEDVLWWTFPNGTLKRLNGKYSPYLYLDLSHGNMKEDTDLFQQTKLSTIPFNTRKVEVFSAAFNTLNAVPYQALYSLKDSLKLLSLRGNKFADLLPDAEAFERFLNETRLDSSYTTQHKCEQFLASNATDLYDRECFLYIHNNTNTSNANMAPQNDKTYGDYIQFLKEKVDLLDKSQQSIAWATFPNLTRLVELDISNCSIEYVEKEVFKNLTNLKRLFMSDNKIMTIQQDTFYYIQRVQYLDISFTNVLTYSYQISMPTLEMAMSLIYGLKIQQNAFKLLPELVYLDVSHSKMTRNSAVAFAHLGPKLKFLSLCYTAIPMVSSAIFKNTALEGLDLSGNPFVSNNILDDAFDGIARTLKYLYFEHSNLKDMEWARPLKNVQILGLAGNNINALSSTMFESLKSLEILDLSSNHVGNWYKSAFDNNFELRVLNLRSNNINVLTNEMLKDFEHLEYLSLGDNNFICNCHLREVVEVAASNNKEADCSYNLLNINTANSMNIQKLLGTGETLNIDRKLWQSRFLPQLTKSYNNIKDYKRVNKIFKLRFIAEGYNASRCPASTPYQMSELSSELVTLKFQLLDYDATQYWCFNDTDQLQVEELNCQVRAMTEITTKLHNLTTTVIAVVASILGLSICGFIIYLKRWHIHYYYSSLKSAALLSSASKESVDSLTHLAQRDPSAVYDIFISYCQNDRTWVLNELLPNVEEAGDISICLHERDFQIGVTILDNIISCMDRSHSLMLIISSKFLLSHWCQFEMYLAQHRIFEVSKEHLILVFLEDIPRSKRPKTLQYLMDVKTYIKWPVGKGDEKPKLEERKLFWKRLRRSLEVIGISNSKERA
- the LOC108153037 gene encoding toll-like receptor 1 isoform X2, producing the protein MPSIFILEVFLVLSLLREKAQVIHAIELSNSEGLPDTITNPNLQQIRSEESGESTADADLKSALLKYDSDDGNSCLLDIIKEDVLWWTFPNGTLKRLNGKYSPYLYLDLSHGNMKEDTDLFQQTKLSTIPFNTRKVEVFSAAFNTLNAVPYQALYSLKDSLKLLSLRGNKFADLLPDAEEQSIAWATFPNLTRLVELDISNCSIEYVEKEVFKNLTNLKRLFMSDNKIMTIQQDTFYYIQRVQYLDISFTNVLTYSYQISMPTLEMAMSLIYGLKIQQNAFKLLPELVYLDVSHSKMTRNSAVAFAHLGPKLKFLSLCYTAIPMVSSAIFKNTALEGLDLSGNPFVSNNILDDAFDGIARTLKYLYFEHSNLKDMEWARPLKNVQILGLAGNNINALSSTMFESLKSLEILDLSSNHVGNWYKSAFDNNFELRVLNLRSNNINVLTNEMLKDFEHLEYLSLGDNNFICNCHLREVVEVAASNNKEADCSYNLLNINTANSMNIQKLLGTGETLNIDRKLWQSRFLPQLTKSYNNIKDYKRVNKIFKLRFIAEGYNASRCPASTPYQMSELSSELVTLKFQLLDYDATQYWCFNDTDQLQVEELNCQVRAMTEITTKLHNLTTTVIAVVASILGLSICGFIIYLKRWHIHYYYSSLKSAALLSSASKESVDSLTHLAQRDPSAVYDIFISYCQNDRTWVLNELLPNVEEAGDISICLHERDFQIGVTILDNIISCMDRSHSLMLIISSKFLLSHWCQFEMYLAQHRIFEVSKEHLILVFLEDIPRSKRPKTLQYLMDVKTYIKWPVGKGDEKPKLEERKLFWKRLRRSLEVIGISNSKERA
- the LOC108153037 gene encoding toll-like receptor 1 isoform X3, translating into MLRLSFKISAFERFLNETRLDSSYTTQHKCEQFLASNATDLYDRECFLYIHNNTNTSNANMAPQNDKTYGDYIQFLKEKVDLLDKSQQSIAWATFPNLTRLVELDISNCSIEYVEKEVFKNLTNLKRLFMSDNKIMTIQQDTFYYIQRVQYLDISFTNVLTYSYQISMPTLEMAMSLIYGLKIQQNAFKLLPELVYLDVSHSKMTRNSAVAFAHLGPKLKFLSLCYTAIPMVSSAIFKNTALEGLDLSGNPFVSNNILDDAFDGIARTLKYLYFEHSNLKDMEWARPLKNVQILGLAGNNINALSSTMFESLKSLEILDLSSNHVGNWYKSAFDNNFELRVLNLRSNNINVLTNEMLKDFEHLEYLSLGDNNFICNCHLREVVEVAASNNKEADCSYNLLNINTANSMNIQKLLGTGETLNIDRKLWQSRFLPQLTKSYNNIKDYKRVNKIFKLRFIAEGYNASRCPASTPYQMSELSSELVTLKFQLLDYDATQYWCFNDTDQLQVEELNCQVRAMTEITTKLHNLTTTVIAVVASILGLSICGFIIYLKRWHIHYYYSSLKSAALLSSASKESVDSLTHLAQRDPSAVYDIFISYCQNDRTWVLNELLPNVEEAGDISICLHERDFQIGVTILDNIISCMDRSHSLMLIISSKFLLSHWCQFEMYLAQHRIFEVSKEHLILVFLEDIPRSKRPKTLQYLMDVKTYIKWPVGKGDEKPKLEERKLFWKRLRRSLEVIGISNSKERA
- the LOC108152723 gene encoding DNA primase large subunit — protein: MEFHLKKRARNDVKVEVVSLESKYPHNVMMYYYPPTDDIHIEEFEELALERLRLLRVLDRAGTKGLRLLSEDWKEYVSSELTREGLRSYLRLCSPGGVSAQGSKHESEIQTRRRDYLSHFILRLAYCRSEDLSRWFVAREMELFRYKFAALSSAEVKQFLEANDFSFQPLNESEKDEVKDGLYESTAGQSVSKIELLDFYKVPFTQVLDLVRGRRCYLKDGFAYVNTHDLVSVVGTKQQDIMELGLLASKGLIEEVEGDERISRMLKALHNSYTGKDYTVCRDAAVAIESLNQLSKTSMPLCMRMCHEHIRAQHHVKHGGRMQYGLFLKGIGVTLEDSIRFWREEFTKKMDADKFTRSYEYNIHHNYGKKGSMVNYSPYSCAKIIKEMAAPGDCHGCPYKSEDQASLKTKLASYGLSTSHIEEVMFFVSRGHYQIACGKYFMLTHNSNVEPTINHPNTYFEESQILMGNRQKRTTGAMPQKAKLRPDIKGHADRSMLNGDDDDELWKIAETQERAYQSQKDISEAFNDDLDLTEITY
- the LOC108152726 gene encoding vitellogenin-1, with product MRIQCFLLWQISMHCHAIHAEMTATDGRSTPNWWETVPRVLTDIVTVKANILTAAPLELAANAIDMLCSSTLFMGRVPPKITPDINKMHFQYMTPCHNYSVPLLDAAKLWNHSKFGKGRKVVILATGWTNTVNESSAIAMISRAFMCRRDVNFVIVDAADYVDTLYSWSALNTDLIGEHIAVGLTHLIELTPLRNIHLIGHSLGAHIMGTAGRTFKRLTGRLVPRITGLDPAKPCFRQENILPGLTRGDAQLVDVIHTNIGILAKRGPLGDVDFYPGGAHPIQPGCLTIGCSHTRAVEYFAESAYPQQETNFMGTKCTSWDELRRRDCRAGAGTPSSMGYIIDRKARGIYYVDVNGWPPYGRSSSKTANPRSKICHLCRTRDTKHD
- the LOC108152725 gene encoding DNA/RNA-binding protein KIN17, whose product is MGRAEAGTPKYLANKMKAKGLQKLRWYCQMCEKQCRDENGFKCHTMSESHQRQLLLFADSPGKFLHNFSKEFSDGYLELLRRRFGTKRTNANKIYQEYIAHKEHIHMNATRWLTLSDYVKWLGRTGQVVADETEKGWFVSYIDRSPEAMERQAKAERKEKMEKDDEERMTDFIEKQIKKAKSKDDGDDSGQEKYTELVREEAEPLKLDIRLEKKFQPESILGKSALLAKRPNSEIDEKVFKKPRSMLVEKGGSHSKSALDEIIQQEEAKKERANRKDYWLHKNIVVKFISKSMGDKFFKQKAVVQELVDKYQAKIKFLDTGEKLKVDQAHLETVIPAMGKTVLVVNGAYRGSEALLKKLDERKFSVSIEILHGPLKGRIVDNVQYEDISKLYDT